The genomic region CTCCACGGCAACGATTGGTGGCTGCTGCTGGTGCTGGCGGGCGTGTGCACCGTGTACGCCTTCTCGGCCTCAGTGGAGCTGATGAAGCGCATTTCAGCCTTCGTTGTCAACCTTACCATCAACCTGGAGCCGGTGTATGGCATTCTGCTAGCCGTTTATTTCTTTCAGGAAAAGATGTCGCCGGGCTTCTACGTGGGCACGGCCATTATCCTGTTCAGCGTCCTGATTCATCCAGTGTTGGACCAGTGGAACAAGCGCCGCCAGCGCCAACCCGCCGCGGCGGAGGTGCTGGTGTAGAGGTGCGTGTAAGACGCCTCTACAGCCGGCCGCGCCACACGGTATACTCCGCTGGCCACACCAGCGCAGGTCCTTCTTCCCTACCCTCAAACAACCCATATACCGCGGAGCCCGAGCCCGAGAGACTAGCGTAGGTAGCGCCTGCCCCGTACAGCTGCTGCTTGATGTCGGCCAACACTGGGTATACCGGCGTGAGGGCATCTTCAAAATCATTACTGACGGTATGGCGCCAAGTGCTCATGGGTTGCGCGAGTGCTCCGCGCAGGTCGTGACGAGGGGTAGCAGGTACGACGCGGGCGTAGGCTTCGGCCGTACTGATGTGCAGATTGGGGTAGACCACCACGCAAGGCGTGCCAGTCAGGTTTAACTCAATCGGCTGAAATACGTCGCCTTTTTCGTGGGCAAACACAGGCTTGTTTTCGACGAAAAAGGCACAGTCGGAGCCCAGGCGCCGGGCGTAGCCGATGAGAGTTTCGGTGGAGAGCTGAAGGTTGAACAGGTTGTTCAACGCCCGCAGCGCAAACGCCGCGTCGGCTGAGCCGCCACCCAGTCCGGCCCCAATAGGCACCACTTTGTGCAGGTGTAGTTGCGTGGGCGGCAAATTGAAATCGGCGCGCAGCAGCTCGTAGGCCCGTAGGCACAGGTTGGTGGCTGGGTCGCCAGGAATGGGTAGGCCGGTAAGTGTGAGCGTGGTTTCCGAAGCCGGTAGGGCTTCCAGGGCGTCGGTCCAGGGCAGAGGCAAAAATACCGATTCGAGGTTGCGGAAGCCGTCGGGTCGCTGGCTGGTGATGTACAGACCAAGGTTGAGCTTGGCATTGGGGAAAACAAGCATGTAAGGACATCTTGTAGGCGTCCGGTGCCGGGGCGCCCATTAGTAACACATTGGCCACACCAACCGCGCAGCCTGCGGCGAAGCTACGGCTTCTCCGACACAGAAACCGTATTTTTGCTGGGCTTATGCTTTCCCGCCCTACCCCTGTTACCTGGTATGCCCGCCGTGGCAAGCGCCTGCTCGACGTGGCGCTGGCCGCGCCGTTGGTGGTGCTCACGGCCCCACTGCTACTGGGCGCGGCGGTGTTGCTGGCCGTGCAAAACCGGGGGCGGGTACTTTTTCGGCAGCAGCGCCCTGGCCTCGACGGGAAACTGTTTACGCTCTATAAGCTGCAAACCATGACGGAGGCCCGCGACGCCCACGGCCACCTCCTTCCCGATGCCGACCGCCTACCCCGCCTGGGCCGCTGGGTGCGCGCCACCTCCCTCGACGAGCTGCCGCAGCTCTGGAATGTGCTGCGCGGCGACCTGAGCCTAGTAGGGCCGCGCCCCTTGCTGGTGCAGTACCTGGCACTGTACTCGCCTGAGCAGGCCAGGCGCCACCACGTGCGGCCGGGCATCACGGGGTGGGCGCAGGTAAATGGCCGCAATGCTATTAGCTGGGAAGAAAAATTCCGGTATGATGTGTGGTACGTAGACCACCTGAGTCTGCGGCTGGACCTACGGATTCTGCTGCGCACGGTGAGCCGGGTGCTGGGCGCGCAAGGCATCACGGCCGCCGGCCAAGCTACTACCACCGCCTTTACGGGCTCTCCTACCCACCCGCTACCCCATGAGTGATTCTACTACGCCGTTTCCGTCACAATTGCACCCTTTGGTTATTTTCGGTGCGGGCGGACTGGGCCGCGAGGTGCTCGTACTAGTGCGTCAGCTTAATGAAGTGCAACCAACGTGGGATTTGCGCGGCTTCTACGACGACCAGCCACCCACCACCCCTACCTTGCACGACCTGCCCTACCTCGGCACCGCCGCCGACCTCAACGCTACTTCTGAGCCTTTGTCGGTAGCGGTGGCGGTGGGTAGCAGCCGCAGCCGTGCTGCCATTGTAGCCCGCCTTGCCTCGCCGCTACTGTCATTTCCTACTCTCGTTCACCCTAGTGTAGCCTGCCAGCCCTACCAACGCCTGCGCTTCGAAGCGGGCTGCATCATCACGCAAGGCTGCATTCTAACAACGGATATTCAACTGGGCCACCATGTGCTTCTCAATCTGGGCTGCACCATTGGCCACGATGCCGTGCTGGAAGACTTCTGCTCCCTGATGCCACACGCCAACGTGGGTGGCGAAGCGCACCTGGGCAAGGGAGTATACCTGGGCACCAACGCCACAGTACTCAACCAGGTGAGCGTAGGTGCCGGCACTACCCTAGGCGCGGGCGCCGTGGCCGTGCGCGACCTGCCGGCCCACTGTACGGCGGTGGGCGTGCCGGCTGCCGTCATCAAACAACATAAGGCTGTATAGCCAGCAACAACACAGTCTTTTGGCTGTTCCTGTTTACCTTACCCGCCTTGCTATTACTTTCCGCTTTTCATGCGCAGCCAGGATTACGACCGAATTTATCTTTCGCCCCCGCACCTGGGCCGCCACGAGCTGAACTACTTGCATAAGGCTGTTGAAGACAATTGGGTGGCGCCAGCTGGCCCCAATCTGAAAGGATTTGAGCAGGATATTTGCCAGTATACCGGCGCCGCGCACGCAGTGGCGCTTACCTCGGGCACAGCCGCTATTCACCTGGGGCTACGGCTGCTGGGCGTTGGGCCGGGCGATGAGGTGCTGTGCCCGTCGTTCACTTTTGTGGCTACGGCCAACCCCATCCTCTACCTGGGCGCTACACCGGTGTTTGTGGATAGCGAGCCAACTACTTGGAACCTCGGCCCTACCCTACTGCGCACGGCTATTGAAGATCGGCTGCGGCTGGGTCGCAAACCCAAAGCGCTTATCCTGGTGCACCTCTATGGTATGCCGGCCCAGCTCACAGAGCTATTGGCTATAGCCGCTGAGTACGATATTCCGGTGCTGGAAGACGCCGCCGAAGCCCTCGGCTCGCGCTACCAGGGTAGGCTACTGGGCACGTTCGGCGACGTAGGTGTTTTCTCCTTCAATGGCAATAAGATTCTGACGACCAGCGGAGGCGGGGTGCTCATAACCAACAACGCCGACTATGCGCAGCGGGCGCTGCATTTGGCTACCCAAGCCAAAGACCCGGCGGCACATTACCAGCATTCTGAGGTTGGTTACAATTATCGCCTCAGCAATCTGCTAGCCGGTATTGGGCGGGGGCAGATGGAGCTGATTGAGGACCGCGTGAAGAAGCGCCGCGAGATTTTTTCCTGGTATCAGGAGAAATTGCGCGACATACCAGGCTTACGCTTCGCGCCCACCGAGCCAGCGGGCAGCCGCAGCAACCGCTGGCTCAGCACTGTGCTGCTTGATCCGGCGGCTACTCCCATCACGCCCGAGCAGCTGCGCCAGCACCTCGAAACGCGTAACATCGAGAGCCGTCCTCTTTGGAAACCGCTGCATCTGCAACCCCTTTTTGCCGAAGCACCCATGTACGGCGGGGCAGTTTGCGCTAATCTGTTTGCCCGCGGCTTGTGCCTACCCTCTGGCTCGTCTCTTACCGATGAGGATCTGATTCGCGTGGCAGAAGCGGTGTGCGAGGTTTTATCGACTGCGTCATAGCTCTGCCGGTACTAGGTAAAATAGTCGACATTCGCCGAGCGAATTGCCTAATTTTGCAGCTTCTGTCGATTTTACCTTTATTCTGCATGGCTGACGAAGCCCCCATCCCCCAGGCCTCCCCTGTACCGGCGCCACCTATAGCGCCCCCCGTGGCCCCTACCCTTACTCCCCAGGCCAAGCTACGCAACTTAGCCCTGGTAATCTTAGGTATCCTCTCGGCGGGGATGGGCCTCAAAGGCTTCCTGTTATCCAGTCATCTAATTGACGGAGGGGTAACCGGTATTTCTATGCTTCTTTCAGATGAGCGGGTTACAGGCCTCCCATTGGCCGGCTTACTACCGCTAATCAACTTGCCTTTCCTGATTTTAGGGTATCGGCAAATAGGACTGCAATTCGCCATAAAAAGCGCCTTTGCCATTGCTGGTTTGGCGCTGTGTTTAGCGATTGTACCGTTTCCAGACATCACGCACGATGTCATCCTTACCTCCGTATTTGGCGGCGTGTTCATCGGTGCGGGTATTGGGTTGGCCATGCGCGGCGGCGCCGTCCTCGATGGTACCGAAATAGCAGCCCTGCTCATCAGTAAGTATACGCCTATTCTCAAGGTCAGCGACGTTATCCTGATTCTGAACGTGTTTATCTTCGGCGTGGCAGCCTTTGTCCTGAGTGTCGATGTGGCTTTGTACTCTATCCTGACCTACGTGGCAGCCTCCAAATCGCTGGACTTCTTGCTGAACGGTATTGAACAGTATACGGGCGTGACCATCATTTCCACTGAATTCAGCGAGCAGATTCGCCAGGCCATTACGGAGAAGCTAGGCCGGGGCGTTACCATGTACCAAGGCAAGCGAGGCTTTGGCAAGCGCGGTGCCCAAAATGTTGATATGGACATTGTTTTCACTGTTGTTACTCGTTTGGAGCTGCCTCAGCTCCGCGCCGAAGTACGCAGCATTGACCCGAAAGCCTTTGTTATTCAGTACCGCATTGATGATACGGAAGGCGGTATGGTGAAAAAGAGACCTTTGCATTAATACCTAGATCATCAACGAAAAGCCCCCGCAACGACACTGTTGCGGGGGCTTTTCATTGTCAGACGGAGCGACGTACTTATCCATTGTACAGAATACCGCCTGAACACAGTACATAAAGTTCAATAGACAGTTTATAACGTATAAAACTCTAGTTGTGTAGTACAAAACCCTACCCTTCTGCTAGCGCTTGTTGCAAATCGGCCAGCAACTCAGCCACCGGCTCTATTCCCACGGACAAACGTACCAACCCGGTAGTAATGCCTAACTCCGTGCGTTGCGTCGGCGTAAGGGCCCGATGCGAGGTGCCAGCTGGGTAAGAAAGCGACGAATCGACTCCAGCCAACGATGGTGCAAAAGGGAAGCGTTGGCTACGCTGCATCACTCGGTTCACCACGTCGGCCTCATCGGCCAACAAAAACGACAGCATACCACCAAATAATCCGTGACCCTGCACCGCGGCCAGTTGGTGCTGCGGGTGGGTAGGCAAGCCAGGATAATACACAGCGCGCACACCTGGCTGCTGCACCAGCATGTCGGCAATCTGCGCGGCGTTGCGCGAGTGCGCTTCTACACGCAAGCGCAACGTCTTCAATCCGCGCACGGCCAACCAGCTTTCCATAGGGCTCAACGTGAGGCCAAATGTCACTCCAAGTTGCTTGAGGCGGGCCGCATCTTCTGCGGTGCGTGCTACCACAGCGCCGGCCGTCACGTCGGAATGCCCGGCCAAGTACTTCGTGACGCTATGCACGGCCAGATCGGCGCCGAGGGCCAATACCTGCGTAAGCACGGGGGTAGCAAATGTATTATCAACCACCAGCTTCAGGCCGTGCGCGTGACAAGCATTGGCTGCGGCCTGCACGTCTACCACGCGCAGCAATGGGTTGCTGATGGTCTCGCAGAGCAGCAGCTTGGTACGCGGTTGCAGGTAGGGCTGCAAGTCGCCCGTCAAGTCGGCAAACGGCACATACGTGGTACTGATGCCCAGACGGCTTAACTCTTGGTTCAGCAACGACGACGAGCCCCCGTAGATATCTTGCGCGCACAGCACATGGTCGCCGGCCTCACAATAGCACATTATGGCCGCAAAGATGGCAGCCATGCCCGAGCCAGTGGCAATGGCCCCCGCGCCGGCTTCCAGCTTGTTCACGGCCTCGGCCAGCTCATCAGAGTTGGGGTTTCCGTTGCGCGAGTACATATACCGGCTGCCCGGCTCCCCGAAATACAGTTCCAACTCATTCAGATCATCAAACTTAAAAACAGATGTCTGGTAGATCGGGGTGATTTTGGGATGAATTTCCATGAGGTAGGGCAAAGCGTGATTGGCGGTACAAGCTACAGCTTACGACACAAAAAAAGGTCTTTCTCCGCGGAGAAAGACCTTTTCAGAAAAATTAGAAGTGTAAAAGCTACGCCTTAATTGACTCGGCCAGCACAATTACGTTGTTGCGCAGCACTTCCACCACACCGCCGTCGATGTTGAACGACTCGCGGCCACTAGTGCCGTTAACGGTCACAGCGCCAGATTTCAGTGCTGAAATCAGCGGAGCGTGGTTGTTCAGCACCTCAAACAGCCCGTCGATGCCTGGGAATTGCGCCGAGGTTACTTCGCCTTCAAACACCTTCCGGTCCGGCGTGATGATTTCTAAATGCATTGTTTTAATGTACTAATGAGTTGATGTGCTAATGCGCCAATGCCTGATTGAAATCAGCACATCGGCACATTGTGAAATCAGCACATTATTTCGCTTCAGCAATCAGTCGCTCGCCTTTGGCTACAGCATCTTCGATATTTCCTACCAGGTTGAAAGCAGCTTCCGGCAGGTGGTCGTACTTGCCGTCAATGATTTCGTTGAAGCCTTTGATGGTGTCTTTGATGTCAACCAACACACCTTTTAGGCCAGTAAACTGCTCGGCTACGAAGAAGGGCTGCGACAGGAAGCGCTGCACGCGACGAGCGCGCGTTACTACTTGCTTGTCTTCCTCCGACAACTCGTCCATACCCAAGATGGCGATGATGTCTTGCAGTTCCTTGTAGCGCTGGAGCAGCTCTTTCACGCGCTGAGCGGTGTTGTAGTGCTCGTCGCCGAGGATGGTAGCGTCCAGAATGCGCGAGGTAGAGTCCAGAGGGTCTACAGCAGGGTAGATGCCCAGCTCGGCAATCTTACGCGACAGTACCGTAGTAGCGTCCAAGTGAGCGAACGTGTTGGCCGGAGCCGGGTCCGTCAAGTCATCGGCAGGTACGTATACAGCCTGTACCGAGGTGATGGAGCCACGCTTAGTAGAGGTGATACGTTCCTGCATGGCACCCATTTCGGTAGCCAGGGTAGGCTGGTAACCTACGGCGGAAGGCATACGACCCAACAGAGCCGATACTTCCGAACCCGCCTGCGTGAAGCGGAAGATGTTGTCGATGAAGAACAGGATGTCGCGGCCGGCACCGGTACCGTCGCCGTCACGGAAGCTCTCAGCAATGGTCAGACCCGACAGGGCCACGCGGGCACGGGCTCCGGGAGGCTCGTTCATCTGGCCAAACACGAGGGTAGCCTGCGACTTTTCCATCTCGGCCATATCTACCTTAGAGAGGTCCCAACCGCCTTCTTCCATCGAGTGCTTGAACTCCTCGCCGTAACGAATGATGTTGGCCTCAATGAATTCACGCAGCAAGTCATTGCCTTCGCGGGTACGCTCACCCACGCCAGCAAATACCGATAGACCCGAGTAGGCTTTCGCCACGTTGTTGATCAGTTCTTGAATCAGTACGGTTTTGCCTACCCCAGCGCCTCCGAACAACCCAATCTTACCGCCTTTTACATAAGGAGCAAGCAGGTCGATTACTTTGATACCGGTGAAGAATACTTCCGACGATGTGGCGAGGTCTTCGAACTGGGGCGCGTGACGGTGAATGGGCAAGCCGCCGGTGCTCTGCGGCTGCGGAATGCCGTCGATAGCCTGACCAATTACATTGAACAGACGGCCCTTCACGCCGTCGCCGGTGGGCATGGAGATAGGAGCGCCCAGGTCGCGCACTTGCGCGCCGCGGGTCAGGCCCTCCGTCGAGTCCATGGCAATGGTACGTACCCGGTCTTCCCCCAAGTGCTGCTGGCATTCCAGCACCACAACCTGGCCGTTGTCCTTCGTTACTTCGAGGGCATCCAAGATATTAGGCAGCTTAGCGCCTTCACCCGCGAAGCTCACGTCCACAACGGGACCAATGACCTGGGTGATTTTACCGATATTCGCCATGCGATTCTAGTATATGTAGGGGTGTTGCAACATTTTCAGGCCGCAAAACTACGGCGAAATCGTTGCTTTGCCAAGTATAGCTCCGTAGAAAGACTGAGAATTTTTCAGCTTTTTAGCGGAAACGTCACACTCTGAAAATCAGGAACTCAACACCCATTACTAATAGAAAAAGGGCATTTGAAACGAGTTGACTGAAAAAAATATTTGCTCGAAAGTTTGCCTTGAATTCTAACAGTAGTACATTTGCACACCCAAACGGCACACCCCGTTGGGAATCACAAATTGTCCGATGGTGTAACTGGCAACACGCTTGATTTTGATTCAAGAAAGTCCAGGTTCGAGCCCTGGTCGGACAACTGCTCAACTACCGCGAAAGGCGCTGCATCTTCCTGCTCAGGAAGGCAGCGCCTTTCGCTTTTTCTGGTTTTTCCGGAACGCTGGCTTTATTCTAGTCAGCGCTTGGCGCTTTCTACTTGCTGCCCGTTCTTTGTCGTCTTCATCAGTACTCCTACCTTTTACTCATGGCACAACAGGTTAAAATCTTTACGGGTAATGCCTCCCACGACCTTGGTGAGCAAATAGCGGCCGCCTACGGTATGCCGCTGGGCGACCTAAGCATCCAGCGCTTCGCCGATGCGGAATTGGGGCCGAGCTTCAACGAGAGCGTGCGCGGCTGTGCGGTTTTTCTGATCCAGAGCACCAACCCGCCCGCCGAAAACCTGATGGAGCTGGCTTTGATGGTAGATGCTGCCAAGCGCGCTTCGGCCTATAAAGTAAATATCGTGATGCCCTATATGGGCTACGCCCGCCAAGACCGCAAAGACAAACCGCGCGTGAGCATTGGTGCCAAAGTGGTAGCCAACATGATTCAGAGTGTGGGGGCCGACCGCCTGATGACCTGTGACCTGCACGCAGGCCAGATTCAGGGGTTCTTCGATATTCCAGTAGACCACCTCGACGGTGCAGCCGTGACGGTTCCTTACATCAAGTCGCTGAACCTCGACAACCTGCTATTTGCCTCTCCCGACGTAGGCGGGGTAGTGCGTACGCGGGCTTACGCCAAGCGCTTCGGCGCCGAGATTGTGGTGTGCGACAAAATGCGCCTGCGGGCCAACGAAATTGCCTCCATGCAAGTGATTGGCGACGTAGCTGGCCACAACGTGGTGTTGGTAGACGACATCGTAGACACGGCCGGTACTATCTGCAAAGCCGCCGATTTGCTGATGGAGCGCGGCGCCAAATCGGTACGAGCAGTCATCACGCACCCCGTCCTCAGTGGCCCCGCCCACGACCGTATCCGCAACTCAGCTCTGGAAGAGCTGATCGTGACGGATACCATTCCGTTGCGCGAGGAGAACAAGAAAATTAAGGTAGTGTCGGTTGCAGCGCTGTTCGCGCAGGCCATGCACAACGTCGTTTCGCACGAGTCGATTAGCTCGCTGTTTATATAGAATACTTTTCTGCCCTCCTGAACGCAGTGAAGGACCTTCATAGGTAGGAACGATACTCATAATAGCGAGTCGTTCCTACCTGTGAAGGTCCTTCACTGCGTCTGGGGAATAGTGTTTTAGGTCTTATTTTAGTACCTCCACATCCAGAAAACTGTCGCCATATACCGTATGCGTGGCTTTCACATAGTCGCTGGCGTCGGCTTTGTAGGGGTTGGGGACGAACTTCTGTGGGTTGCGAGCGATGAATGGGAACCACGTGCTTTGCACCTGCACCATAATGCGGTGGCCCTTCTTAAAGGTGTGCAATACATCCTGCAATCGGAAATCGACGGCGGTTTTCTGGTTGGCTACCATCGCCTCGGGCTTCTCGAAGCTGTTGCGGAAGCGGGCCGGCATCACCTCCGAGCGCACCATCTGCCAGTAGTTGCTGAGCATGACGTTTTTGTTGGGCATGTAAGCGTTGTTGGCCTCGTCGCCTGGGTATACGTCGATGAGCTTCACCACCCAGTCGGCGTCGGTGCTGGAGGTGGCTACTTGCAGCTTGGCCATAATTTCGCCGCCTAGGGTCACGTCCTCCGTCAGCACATCGGTTTGAAATACTACTACGTCAGGCCGGCGGCCGGCAAAGCGCTGATCCTCGCTCATGTAGTTATGCGGGGTGAAGCCCATCGTGGTGGTCAGGTCCTCGGTGTAGGGCACAGGCTTCAGCGGGTCGCTGA from Hymenobacter aerilatus harbors:
- the atpC gene encoding ATP synthase F1 subunit epsilon — translated: MHLEIITPDRKVFEGEVTSAQFPGIDGLFEVLNNHAPLISALKSGAVTVNGTSGRESFNIDGGVVEVLRNNVIVLAESIKA
- a CDS encoding trans-sulfuration enzyme family protein; protein product: MEIHPKITPIYQTSVFKFDDLNELELYFGEPGSRYMYSRNGNPNSDELAEAVNKLEAGAGAIATGSGMAAIFAAIMCYCEAGDHVLCAQDIYGGSSSLLNQELSRLGISTTYVPFADLTGDLQPYLQPRTKLLLCETISNPLLRVVDVQAAANACHAHGLKLVVDNTFATPVLTQVLALGADLAVHSVTKYLAGHSDVTAGAVVARTAEDAARLKQLGVTFGLTLSPMESWLAVRGLKTLRLRVEAHSRNAAQIADMLVQQPGVRAVYYPGLPTHPQHQLAAVQGHGLFGGMLSFLLADEADVVNRVMQRSQRFPFAPSLAGVDSSLSYPAGTSHRALTPTQRTELGITTGLVRLSVGIEPVAELLADLQQALAEG
- a CDS encoding YitT family protein, with protein sequence MADEAPIPQASPVPAPPIAPPVAPTLTPQAKLRNLALVILGILSAGMGLKGFLLSSHLIDGGVTGISMLLSDERVTGLPLAGLLPLINLPFLILGYRQIGLQFAIKSAFAIAGLALCLAIVPFPDITHDVILTSVFGGVFIGAGIGLAMRGGAVLDGTEIAALLISKYTPILKVSDVILILNVFIFGVAAFVLSVDVALYSILTYVAASKSLDFLLNGIEQYTGVTIISTEFSEQIRQAITEKLGRGVTMYQGKRGFGKRGAQNVDMDIVFTVVTRLELPQLRAEVRSIDPKAFVIQYRIDDTEGGMVKKRPLH
- the atpD gene encoding F0F1 ATP synthase subunit beta codes for the protein MANIGKITQVIGPVVDVSFAGEGAKLPNILDALEVTKDNGQVVVLECQQHLGEDRVRTIAMDSTEGLTRGAQVRDLGAPISMPTGDGVKGRLFNVIGQAIDGIPQPQSTGGLPIHRHAPQFEDLATSSEVFFTGIKVIDLLAPYVKGGKIGLFGGAGVGKTVLIQELINNVAKAYSGLSVFAGVGERTREGNDLLREFIEANIIRYGEEFKHSMEEGGWDLSKVDMAEMEKSQATLVFGQMNEPPGARARVALSGLTIAESFRDGDGTGAGRDILFFIDNIFRFTQAGSEVSALLGRMPSAVGYQPTLATEMGAMQERITSTKRGSITSVQAVYVPADDLTDPAPANTFAHLDATTVLSRKIAELGIYPAVDPLDSTSRILDATILGDEHYNTAQRVKELLQRYKELQDIIAILGMDELSEEDKQVVTRARRVQRFLSQPFFVAEQFTGLKGVLVDIKDTIKGFNEIIDGKYDHLPEAAFNLVGNIEDAVAKGERLIAEAK
- a CDS encoding ribose-phosphate pyrophosphokinase, which gives rise to MAQQVKIFTGNASHDLGEQIAAAYGMPLGDLSIQRFADAELGPSFNESVRGCAVFLIQSTNPPAENLMELALMVDAAKRASAYKVNIVMPYMGYARQDRKDKPRVSIGAKVVANMIQSVGADRLMTCDLHAGQIQGFFDIPVDHLDGAAVTVPYIKSLNLDNLLFASPDVGGVVRTRAYAKRFGAEIVVCDKMRLRANEIASMQVIGDVAGHNVVLVDDIVDTAGTICKAADLLMERGAKSVRAVITHPVLSGPAHDRIRNSALEELIVTDTIPLREENKKIKVVSVAALFAQAMHNVVSHESISSLFI
- a CDS encoding acetyltransferase; amino-acid sequence: MSDSTTPFPSQLHPLVIFGAGGLGREVLVLVRQLNEVQPTWDLRGFYDDQPPTTPTLHDLPYLGTAADLNATSEPLSVAVAVGSSRSRAAIVARLASPLLSFPTLVHPSVACQPYQRLRFEAGCIITQGCILTTDIQLGHHVLLNLGCTIGHDAVLEDFCSLMPHANVGGEAHLGKGVYLGTNATVLNQVSVGAGTTLGAGAVAVRDLPAHCTAVGVPAAVIKQHKAV
- a CDS encoding DegT/DnrJ/EryC1/StrS family aminotransferase — translated: MRSQDYDRIYLSPPHLGRHELNYLHKAVEDNWVAPAGPNLKGFEQDICQYTGAAHAVALTSGTAAIHLGLRLLGVGPGDEVLCPSFTFVATANPILYLGATPVFVDSEPTTWNLGPTLLRTAIEDRLRLGRKPKALILVHLYGMPAQLTELLAIAAEYDIPVLEDAAEALGSRYQGRLLGTFGDVGVFSFNGNKILTTSGGGVLITNNADYAQRALHLATQAKDPAAHYQHSEVGYNYRLSNLLAGIGRGQMELIEDRVKKRREIFSWYQEKLRDIPGLRFAPTEPAGSRSNRWLSTVLLDPAATPITPEQLRQHLETRNIESRPLWKPLHLQPLFAEAPMYGGAVCANLFARGLCLPSGSSLTDEDLIRVAEAVCEVLSTAS
- the ispE gene encoding 4-(cytidine 5'-diphospho)-2-C-methyl-D-erythritol kinase, which encodes MLVFPNAKLNLGLYITSQRPDGFRNLESVFLPLPWTDALEALPASETTLTLTGLPIPGDPATNLCLRAYELLRADFNLPPTQLHLHKVVPIGAGLGGGSADAAFALRALNNLFNLQLSTETLIGYARRLGSDCAFFVENKPVFAHEKGDVFQPIELNLTGTPCVVVYPNLHISTAEAYARVVPATPRHDLRGALAQPMSTWRHTVSNDFEDALTPVYPVLADIKQQLYGAGATYASLSGSGSAVYGLFEGREEGPALVWPAEYTVWRGRL
- a CDS encoding sugar transferase, with product MLSRPTPVTWYARRGKRLLDVALAAPLVVLTAPLLLGAAVLLAVQNRGRVLFRQQRPGLDGKLFTLYKLQTMTEARDAHGHLLPDADRLPRLGRWVRATSLDELPQLWNVLRGDLSLVGPRPLLVQYLALYSPEQARRHHVRPGITGWAQVNGRNAISWEEKFRYDVWYVDHLSLRLDLRILLRTVSRVLGAQGITAAGQATTTAFTGSPTHPLPHE